From the Hippocampus zosterae strain Florida chromosome 13, ASM2543408v3, whole genome shotgun sequence genome, the window GCGAGAGAAGCTCGAGAGACAGCGCaaatgggagagagagagagagggtaaTCCAGTGTCATCCTGTGCTCAGGTTGCCAtgggaacacccccccccccccgcccccaatctCTCACCGTGAGAACTGACTTGTGAGTTTCACCGTCGCCTTCGTCTGGGCCACAACGGATGCgtgtcaacacacacaaacagacattcGCCCACGATAAGGAAGCAAAAAAGGGTCTCTCGGAATGAAGGCATTTTATTCCGATTCCGTTTTGGTGGGGCTCCGCATTCCTGAAAACTCCAAATTTTCTCAAATGCCTGTGCCCCGATGTCAATGTGGGCATTCACTCTGTAGCGGCCTTCCGACAGTTAGGAAAAAAAGGTTCACCGACGGGTTTACAATTTGGCAGACAAGTCTCTCATAAAAGGATGCACCAAAAATAAGGTCTGTGGTACTCAAAATGAGAAATGAACAGGAAGCTGGTCGTTTTGGGTAGAGGCAGGCATTTCAGAAAAATTTCAGGCCTAGCAGATTGACCAAAATCAGGCCCTGAAATCCCTGTCACCCGTCAAAATGAAATTTGGGTGGACATGTTCATCTTAACAGGATCCACCAAAAAGTTGTCAGGCCACATGCCGGAAACTGAGCAACAAATGCACCAATTTCACGATGAGTAaatgaccacccccccaaaaaaaacaattaataaaTCAACTCCAGAAACCAGTTTTACCAACTGCTGTCAACTTTCCCAGACGTGCCAATCATAACAGGCTACACAAATTTTAACTGAACAAAagagtcggccattttgctttggagCAACCATGTCGCAGGTGCATTCCTGTTCTTGTACTTTGGCGAATTCCTACAAGGAAATTGGAAGCAGTTGTCTTCGACAGATGGCCGATGCTAAGTCATCAGATGCAGGGCAGCAGAACGGTTAAACAAGGTGACACCTTGGTGGATATGATCAAGACGTTATCTTGAACAAATCCAGACATCAACTTTCTCAAGTTTCCCACATCGTggccatcataaaaaaaaaaaaataataataataataaaaaataaaaacgtgtcATTCGAGAGTGCTGTCTGCTGCTGCATGCAGTCAACAGTGGAAGAAACGGGGCACTTACTTACAGTATACAGTTGGTATGTCACTATAAAACACCTTAAATaagtacacatacacacacacacacacacacacacacagattcacGCCCAGCTACAAAAGAGAAGCCAGGGTCAAACTGCGAGTGATGGATGTGGTGGGGACTCATTTCCTCAGCGGGACCATCACTCAACATCACAACAGGGAACGTCCTCTCCCGCTTCTACTCCTCGCACTTTCTCACCGCCATTTTTACACATGCCAAGGCTCTCCTCTTACTCGATCGGCCCAATTATTTCCTTTCCTCGCCATTCCGCtctttcattttctcttttttttgtcgccATACAGTTTCCCCCCCGCCGTCTTCAACTTCTCACATCTCACTCGCCGCACCTCGCCGTACTCCAGCCGCGGGTTAGAGAGCCGTATCGCAAAGCCGGGTGTCAGCCAACAGATAAACGGTGACTTTCCTTAATAATTAAAACCGTCACAGCGCTGGAGAGAGAGCCCGAGGGCAAGGGGATGGCGATAAAGGCAAAGGTGGAAGAAGCGCTGTAGTATGATTGGGGGGGAGGTGCGGCGAGGCGAGAGGGTGATCCCACCAAATTGCCGAATCAGAGACACGAGATGAGACTGATTGATTCATTTCCAACTTCGCGAAGTGGAGCATCGGCCCGATTTTTCACTCCAAAGTACTCGTGGGACAAACACGAAGTGAATTTTGCTGCTCTGTACTCATGacatgcgcaaaaaaaaaagggattacgTTCCAGTCAAATGAGAAGTGCAAAGATTCATTGATAAATTGACAACTAATCGATTGTCAAATTAATCGATCATTATTTTTGACAGGATTTTGCTCAACTTTCTTTGGAAATTCGGTCTCGGTGCTTAGGCAGGAAATATTCTCCGATCTCTATCGTCCGCAGTGAAAGCAGACTTATTGTttctggtttttgtttttcaaaataagacatttgcaaacaaaaaccGCCTTTTGACGGATATTCCAGACCAAACCCGTAACCAAATCAAAActgattttgacattttgcgCTTTTTCTGCGCCGCCAACTTGAAACAATGAATGGAAGTCAAAGCGTTCTTCAAATCGATTTGATCAATCCACACGATAGGAGTTTGATGCGTGCATGGTACCCAATGGATGAATTCACTCACGACCTGTTTGACAAACAAATTAACgaaccaacaaaaacatttttttaaaaaggacgaaCTACCTGGCGTCTGACAAAAAATTAACAAACGTACAAGTCAATGAGATGAAATGGCTACGCCACTAGCATACAGCCTAGCATACGGACAAACAAGGGAAGGACGGATGAGCTAGCAAACTCGCAGGCGAAACAGGCGGCCCAGGGGGGGTAAGAAAATGGCATCTCTGCGTTACGGAGGGATTAACGTGGGTCAAGACGGCCAGGAAGACGAGCCGAGTAAACAGACGCGAAAGGTCTCCGCCTTGTAATTCAGCGATCGCCGAGCAGACCCAAAGCCTCCTGACGCTCGCTGTGAAACTTGTCCTCCTCCCTCatccacgccccccccctcacccaccccCAGCCCTCCCACCGCGGCGGCACGGGTGGGAAAGGTCAGGCAGACATGATGAATCAAACCCGCTCGCATCACTTTGTGATCTTTGCGCTGCAACCCTCGCGCTGAAGAGCTTTTCATGTGAAGCCGTCGTTTCACTTGAAAGCATCGAGggagcggcggccattttgcacgGATACAGTGCGGATTGGGAGACAATTGGAAGAGTCTTCCGCAAGGCTTTTGGCGTCAGTTtggctttgtgtttttgtgtcatctCATCCAATTTGGCAGCGGTACTCGACTCACACGCGATGACAACAAATGCTCACGTTTCCTCATTTGGGGTTGGCCATCCGTCGGAAAGATTTGATTTTGAAGCCAAACTGGATATGGCTGTTTTGAACCAATATGCCTTTTGGTGCAtctcaacactttttttgtgggtccactcatGAAATTGTATGTTGCTAAGGGGAACGGGCTTCTGGGAGCGAATTCTTGGATCAATTCTGGAGAGGGCTACCAAGCCAAAATGgccaatttaaaacaaaatggcagacttgttgtgagtttttttgagggggcgggggctgttTTGGTGGGTTTGCTCATGATAGACACGCCTCACAAATTGTATGTTTGTCACTGGAACTCGCTTCTGGAAGTGAATTCTTTGGAACATATTGGATGGGGTTCGCgagccaagatggccgcttcaaaacaaaatggcagacttcctgtctcTTTTTTCCAAGACTTTTTTGGGGATGAGTCTACTCATGATTGATATGCGTACCAAATGTCACGGTCCTTAGTGTGAAGTGAACTTTCAAAATAGGCCCGGGTGCTCCTGAGCAGAAATGTCCGCTTCAAAACCTCAGGCTTCACGTGTCTTTGATTTCTTCTGACTTTTTTGCATGTCCGATGATGAGAGATTATCAGAGCAAAAGGACAAAATTAGCCTCAAAATTAGCCTCAAATGGTAGTCGTCCTGTCTACTCAAGCATGGCCTCTTGATACTTTTTTGTGAGTCTCCTCATGATAGACAAATTTCATGTTGTAAGTCAAATTGTCCTCGGGGATTGCATCTTTCCCCCAAACCTGCGGGGGGAGCTGATGAGACTATTTTGGTCAGTCACCCACACATGATCTTCAAGATCAACTTAGTGAGTTACAGTTGATGAGTTCTTCCAAATGCATAAGCCCTCACGAATGGACAACCTATTTGGCCAAAAATTACAAgggcaaagaaacaaaacattacGACAATTGAGATGAATAGGAGGACAGaattgcattgtgggaaatccCCCAGCCGGTTTCCAAGTATCGCAGGGATGATTTAGGACAAGCAACAACCATTCGATTATTGCattataaaaaagtaaaaaaatacttttacttttaaatcagaaaagcacacacatacacagagtaGGGTTTCAAGAATAAGGTTAGGGTTTGAATTTAGACTTTCATGTCAGGCTTAGGGAATCAAAATAGGGTGTGAAGCACATTTTAGGTTGTCAAAATAGGGTTTCAATCTGGGTTAAAGTATCAAAGTAcggtttcaagccagggttagggttttgaaCCTGCATTCGGGGGCACCACCCATGTTAAGCGGTTACCACGGCAACATGCTGCAATCACCTTAATTGGGGGGAGGTTCATGAGGGAGGGGGGTTTACACTAGGGTTGGCTGCTTTAGCCTACTTTGAGCGACACCCCGCGTGGGCACGGAGGGGTTTTCATTAAGACCACCGGCATCCGCTCTGCTCGAGCCAATTAAGtcggatggacggacggacggatggatggatggagagagagagacagagagataaatgaggggggggggacgacgagTAAAAAAGCCGTGACAGAATCAGCTTTTCCCATAAACAAAAGGAAACACCCTGAATGTTTCATAACCTGATGAATAACTTAGCGTATGTGTGCAGCGcacgtgtgtatgcgtgtgtgtgtgtgtgtgtgtgtgtgtgtgtgtgtgcgtttcacGTGTGGAGCAGTGCAAGGAAACAGcgcctcaggaaaaaaaaatggatgatagTTGGAGCATTGTATATTGTTTCGAGGCTGTGTTTGAAGCggaggttagggtttcaaatcgaGTTTTGAGAGAcaaagttagggtttcaagtgatAGTTTGCAACCAAGTTTCAGGCCAttgttggggtttcaaattatgGGCTGAAGTGAAAACGATGGTTTAAAATCGGGTTTCGAATAATGGTTTGAAGTGAAGTatcgggtttcaaagtagggtgtcAACCGCTAGGTGGGGTTTTCAGATCAGCAAACAAAGCCAAAGTTAGATTAGTTTAATTAGTTAAATTTTAATCTGAAGCACGGTTTTCGGttacaaagtagggtttcacgCCAAAGTCAGGGTTTCATAGACCACTTTGAAGTGGACTTTGTGGTTCAAAAATAGAGTTTCCAGCCCGGTGTTAAGGTTTCAAACAGGTTAGCGGGTTTCCAAATGGAGGTTCCAAATTAGAGTTGCGAGCAAaaggtagggtttcaaattagggcttgAAGCAAAGACTCGTTTCAAAGTTGGGTTTCAAGCCTGGGTAAGGTTTCAAATGCAAGTTAGGGTTTTCAAACTCGGGTTTGGCATAAAGTCAATGGTTTCAGTCGGGTTTAAAATgcagtgcgcgtgtgtgtgtacggtattttgtgtgtgtgtgccggctGAGCTGCACACAAACAGGCAAGCAGGAGTGAAGCCGTCACGCCAGAGTTGCTAGGCGACCGGGTGATTCCTCCGAAGAGAGACTCCGTGGGAGATTCCCTGcccacgcgtgtgtgtgtgtgtgtgtgtgtgtgtgtgtgtgtgtgtgtttgtgtgtgtgtcacagggGGAATAACTCGCGTTATCATCCAAAAGTACTTGAACAGCTGTAATTGACAGTTCAATGTCCATGTAGGGCTTCGGGTGAGTGAAGAATTTCAATTACAGTTCAAAGTCAAGGTCGGGGTTTGAAGCCAGGATTATGGGATAGGGTTTCAAGCCTTGTTTACAATTTCAAGTTTCAAGCCAGGTTAggagtttgaaaaaataaaattggagtTTCGAGCATGGTTTGAAATGAGGTTTTGAAGCACCTTAATGTgatggtttcaaagtagggttgcAAGAAGGGAGTTAGggttcaaaaatgtttcaaatacatGTTAGGGTTTCAATGTAGGGTTTtaagttagggttagggtttcaaatgaaggTTTGCAGCCAAGTGTGGCTTCAAATAAGGGTTGGGCTTCAAAAATAAGTTTTCAAGCCCAGATAAAGGACACAAAGATTCGTATGGTTTAAGAATTTTCAACTTTGAAACCAAGATAGGTGTTTCAAATCAGGGCTTCGAGGAAACAttcaatgcttttattttgaaactgaattttaaaaaatgcattacagCGCAGTCACTACTTTCCtgaatttcttttcattttttttccaaacagtaCTTCTCggctttcatttatttaacaCAACTCAATTATGACACTCACATTTCACGtgggagcacacacacacacacacacacacacacactcacacacacacgcactcaaacAAAGTCTCTCATTTTGTGACCCTGGATATTCATTAAGGCCGATTGCCATGGAAACGTCCAATCAGGGAGTCTTAGCCATCCCCAGCCGCCTagcccacgccccccccccccccgaggctgACGCATCTGAGGAAatacctgaacacacacacacacacacatcccaagAGACAAGACATGACGTCGCCCGGCTTCGCAAGATGTCACACGCCTCAAACTACGTACGATAGTGACGTCAACGTCATCGCGtttgaagctttttttaaaaatttgtaatCCGTTCACTCGCCGGCCGCCGGAGAAAGTTGAAAATCCTTTTCGCCAAGTTGGGCTGACGGAGTGTTCCTCCGCGGCTCAACCGAATTGCTCGCAAAAGGCGGAAGGATATGGGTGACATACGGCTCGTAGGCACCACGACCTGGGCGGGCTGTTTTGCGACAGCGCCAAAAGAACGACGGGGGCGAGCGAGGGGTACGGcaactcctcttcttcctctttgacctcctcctcttccacctCGTCATCGTCACTCCTCCGTCGGCCCTCCCCTTCCACAGACACGTTCACCCTGACCCCGCCCTCCCGGTCGCGTTCCGGCGAGGGGCCCCCGTCGTGAGGCTCCGGCTCCGGCTCTGGGGGGTCCGTCATGACCGGGGCCACCTGGAAAGACGGACGTACGATTGGTACGTGGGGTGAGGCCTCGAGCGGTCaatggtttgtttggttttttttttgggggggggggcgttgttgCCAGGAAGCATCAATCTAACGTCGAACGTAAACACAACCGGATTGGGAGAGGAAACTAAACAGACAGAGAAGCTTCGCAGGCGCTCCATGGCGGGAGAAGAAactgatgagggggggggggggggggggggggacacatgaCCTAGCTTCGTATAATGTTAGTAGGCAAACCGAAATAATACTGTACTTGGTGATATattaatttgattttaattaTTTACTAATTTGTGAGGCCGGATAAATATGTGATGTTAGCTACAAATAAAATGGTGGTTGACCATAAAAGCTTGTCAATTAACTCTAAATTCATGTTAAATCACAGTCCATCAAACTGTTGAACAAACCGAAACAAAATTCGACTGAGTTAGATGCGAATACTGAAATCGGCACGATGATTGCAAAATTCGCACGtcgcggggttttttttgttttgttttttgtttttggttctcTCCACAGCTTACATTTGCACATAAACAAAATTCCACCGATTAGCTCTCCACCGGCGAATAGGAGCTAATCGAGATTGCTTGTGCCGTCACAAATGCGACACTGCggtgagaggtgtgtgtgtgcagctcccGATCGGGCAAGATCGGCAAAATTATCCCCTTTCATATCAGCTCCGGTGAATATATTAACATACGGAGGATAGAGACAGTATGTGCAGACTGTATATGCAGTATGAAGagtacatacagtatgcatGATAAGTaataatatatacagtgtagTATATAACGTGTATATACCGATCGTGAGGTGTATTAGCAAGTTAACTTCAAGCGCAGGAAAGctggcacttaaaaaaaaactgagtgaCATAATGAGATGTGCTCGAGCacgcacaccccccccccctgtgtgtgtgtgtgtgtgtgtgttagtatgATGCAGCGGGCAAGGAGCCTGGAAGCCAGTGAGGATTCCAGAGCCGATTCACTTTGAggctttttccctttttttgggggggggggggtgtagtggTAGGGTGTGATGCATACTGTTGGGCAGACATCAGTCAGCCattacacgcacgcgcgcacacacacgcacaagaatGCGATGTTGGTGCACATTTAAAAGCATACCGAGGAATGCTTTCAAATGacttggggaaaaaacagcGCTGACAATGGCACCCAGGCGGCACCCAAGCAAACGACGACATCGCAGAAACCGAGAACAGCCGCTGCGACCGAGGCCGATACATGATTGATATCCGGCGAATCCACGTTTACAGAATTTTCACCTCAATTTGCGATTATATATGTGGGAATTTGTAAGAAGTGCTTTGTATGGTTCATGTCAACGTAGGCTCGATTCGCATGGATTTGCGCTAAATCTGTGTTAGCTCCCGATAAATGACCGCTGATTTTTGGttgacaataaaatgtcaatttacGCAAATTCCAGGTTGGCAAACGAAATTGGTTACCTTAAGTCAAACTTTATGGTAGGTTACAATAAAGCCGCGTTAATGAACGATTAATGGAAACCAATTTCGGAAACGTTAATGCTCACTTACGATATCTCCGGGCTAATTTGAAGGAAAGCTAGCTTACAAAATATCCACGTTACGATCAATCTGCGATGAATTGATCATCAAAATGTTAATTGACAATGGATCCATTTGATATACCATAAACCCGTGTCAAATGGCTGCAAAtccaggtgattttttttaaatatcaattaGGAATAAATTCTTGTTCATCTacgcacaaccccccccccaccccgcccccaacaACGTAAGGTCACAAGAAAGCCACGACTGACGATGTGAGTTTACAAAAGCTCCATATGAGTTGCCAAGAAATCCATGTTAAAAAACTTCGATCATCTGTACGTGATTCAAATAAATCCACGTTGACTCCCCAAATAATTCACGATTTTAAGTTACAATCCAGTCAGTTCACGgtaaatacaaataattttaGGAAAAATTCCACGTTAAATACAATAAAGCTGTTAAAATCAATCTGTATGAATTTATTAATTAATAGatctatttatttacaaaaaaatatttttcatagatttaaaaacaaaaaactttggtAAATGTAACAGGAAATCTGTTAATTTGGGATTAATCCGTGTGAATTTGCGATGAATCGATTTTAATTCACGATAGATCCACGTTAAATTGACAATCGAGTCACGTTAATTTATGCTAACTCCAAATCGCTGCGCAACAAATCAAATTTACGATTAACAATCGGTACTTTTCAAAAAGCTACGTTGGTTACGATAAAGCCAATTTGCGATAATTGTGTGGCAAAAGGTATCAATTTAAGACAAATCATTGTCCAACCGCTTAAACAGTTTATTTTATGatacatttatgtcagaatACTGAAATATGTTACATTGCGATGAATTTTACACtaaatttacattatttttattgtattgctTCGGTTACGATAAAGCCAGGATAACTTATGATGTTCACAAATCTGTCATAAAACCACGTAAAACTACAAATCCAACATAATTTACAAGACATATTTGTATGCCGGCAATAAATCCAGTTTCATGtatataaccaaaaaaaaacgttaataaACGATAAATGAATCGTGAACTGTTTAGGACGGCAAAACCACAACTGCACCCTTCAACTGTAAGACttactcaaaaaaacaaaccaaaaaacaaaagcagtcaAACAAAGCCTGTTCTGTGAATATGTGATTATTTCCAGTGGCATCAGCAGCAGCACCGTAAACAGGgcgaacataataataataataataataatctattaCAAAGACAGGATGAAGGCGATGCTGAACGCCATTTTACTTGACTCACAATTAATCAATTTGCGTCACCCAACACTATGAAAGCTTCTATTATTTAATAAGCGTTAAAAACAACcacttgaaagattttttttacatatacgtGTAGCACCAAAAGTGACATTCCAGCGGATGAATACATTGAAAGCGGATGAATACATTGAAAACGTTAAACCTGAGtcgaaaaaaagtcaacaattaGACCGAAAAGTTGCCGGTGGGTCTTACCGGGGAGCAGCGTTCGTCCATCGGTCACTGGGGGACGGCCGCACGCCCGGAGCTCCTCGGGGTGCCGCGGTGCTCCATGAAGCCCCCCCAACCTCACGGGCGCTCACTCCAAAACAGATACAAAACAAATTgggttttaaaattttaaaaaatatgtctgGAAGTCCACAATGGGGCAAAGGAagttggctttaaaaaaaagaaaagaaaagacagaGGGGTGGAagtgaggcgggggggggggggggtgcagtaaAGTTAGAGAGGACCAAGCGACCCCCGCCTGCTTGCGCGCCCCCTCAGCCGCCGGACGCTTTGTGGTGTCAGGTAGAGGAGTTCACCAGCGcggggggagagagggagagagagggggtgagagagagagagaaagagagagagagagagagagagagagagagagagagcgagagagtgggagagagagaaggcGTGAGACGAAGTCAAGCTGGTGGTGAGAAAGGCAGAACCGGATGCACTTGCACCGTCACGGTGGGCTTCAAAAATAAAGGTGTATCTGTGTACTTCCGCTAAAGAAGTGAAACCGTTTTTCATTGATTGCTGAAAAGGGACGTGCGTCTGATCTTGGAAACAGTCATCTAATTTAAATCCATGGTAATGGTACGGTGTTCATTTCACAATAAATCCTGGTTATTTTACAAAAGATTGCTTGATTTACATTAAATCGATGTCAATTGATGCTAACTCCATCTTAATTGAAGCGAAATCTATGCTATGCTAACTCAGGATGAATCCATGTTCATTCATGATAACGTTTAACGTGCAATGACTCAATCATAAAAGCCCTTACATACATATTTACATACagatgtatgtatatgtttattTGTTAAGATATGCTAAAATTATGTTAAATGACAACATATTTATGTTAGATTAAAATAACTGCCTCAAGCtatcatttttaatatttagCTTAGCAGCAAAGTGCACACAGCACAATTCACCGGCTCCAGGATGATAAAT encodes:
- the LOC127613415 gene encoding voltage-dependent T-type calcium channel subunit alpha-1G-like, translating into MDERCSPVAPVMTDPPEPEPEPHDGGPSPERDREGGVRVNVSVEGEGRRRSDDDEVEEEEVKEEEEELPYPSLAPVVLLALSQNSPPRSWCLRAVCHPYPSAFCEQFG